From one Balaenoptera acutorostrata chromosome 6, mBalAcu1.1, whole genome shotgun sequence genomic stretch:
- the LOC130708362 gene encoding guanine nucleotide-binding protein G(s) subunit alpha-like yields the protein MGCLGNSKTEDQRNEEKAQREANKKIEKQLQKDKQVYRATHRLLLLGAGESGKSTIVKQMRILHVNGFNGEQYYP from the coding sequence atgggCTGCCTCGGAAACAGTAAGACCGAGGACCAGCGCAACGAGGAGAAGGCGCAGCGCGAGGCCAACAAAAAGATCGAGAAGCAGCTGCAGAAGGACAAGCAGGTCTACCGGGCCACGCACCGCCTGCTGCTGCTGGGTGCTGGAGAATCTGGTAAAAGCACCATCGTGAAGCAAATGAGGATCCTGCATGTTAATGGGTTTAATGGAGAACAATATTACCCCTAG